A stretch of Roseofilum reptotaenium CS-1145 DNA encodes these proteins:
- a CDS encoding response regulator transcription factor, with amino-acid sequence MSSHILVIEDEEKLARFVELELQYEGYQVSVAGDGLTGLTRIRELKPDLVILDWMLPGLSGIDLCRRLRQTGENVPVILLTAKDEVGDRVAGLDAGADDYLVKPFNIEELLARIRVQIRRVQKSEREYLAFEDLSLDRRSREVKRGDRAIELTAKEFDLLEYLLMHPRQVLTRDQILEQVWGYDFMGDSNIIEVYIRYLRLKLEANEEKRLIQTVRGVGYVLRD; translated from the coding sequence ATGAGTTCCCATATCCTGGTCATTGAAGATGAAGAAAAACTCGCTCGTTTTGTGGAGTTAGAACTGCAATACGAAGGATACCAGGTCAGTGTTGCGGGGGATGGGTTGACAGGATTAACTCGTATTCGAGAGTTGAAACCCGATTTAGTGATTTTAGATTGGATGTTACCGGGGTTAAGTGGAATTGATTTATGTCGCCGTTTACGCCAAACTGGAGAGAATGTTCCAGTAATTTTGTTGACTGCAAAGGATGAAGTTGGCGATCGCGTTGCGGGATTGGATGCGGGTGCAGACGATTATCTGGTCAAACCTTTTAATATTGAGGAATTATTGGCCAGGATTCGGGTACAGATTCGCCGAGTGCAGAAATCGGAGCGCGAGTATTTAGCCTTTGAGGATCTGAGTTTAGATCGCAGGTCGCGGGAAGTCAAGCGCGGCGATCGGGCGATCGAGCTAACTGCCAAAGAATTTGATTTGTTAGAATATTTGCTGATGCATCCCCGCCAAGTTCTCACCCGCGACCAGATTTTAGAACAGGTTTGGGGCTATGATTTTATGGGCGACTCCAATATCATTGAAGTTTATATTCGTTATCTGCGCTTAAAGTTAGAAGCCAACGAAGAAAAACGATTAATTCAGACGGTGCGCGGTGTCGGCTATGTTTTGCGGGACTAG
- a CDS encoding AAA family ATPase, whose translation MLKLSQYQILATLSENVNTIVYRAVTQTDGTPVILKTIRKNYPSTVDIARLKHEYDIARHLDISGIVAPLTLDEFQEKPILVWEDFGGRDLTYWSHEKPLSVECVLWVGRQLAETLGHLHQKRVIHKDIKPENIIFNPETQQLKLTDFSIASRLSKESATISNSNLLEGTLTHISPEQTGRMNRAIDYRTDFYSLGITLYELLAGQLPFKSNDPMELIHCHLAKTPQPLNSVNPQIPEILSGAIAKLMAKTAEDRYQSAYGIKADLEICWQQWRESQTVRPFILAQQDRRGTFSIPQKLYGRESEVRQLLAAFDRVSQGTTEMMLVAGYSGIGKSALINEVHKPIVRQRGYFISGKFDQLQRNKPYSSLIQAFRELVRQLLAETDQQVATWREKLTTALGKNGQAIVDVIPEVESIVGPQPALPILSASEAQNRFNLVFRAFIGVFTRKQHPLVMFLDDLQWADVASLQLIELLVTDSDGQYLLMLGAYRDNEVSATHPLMRMLEEIQERGTALETIVLKALNPTHITELVGDTLQMERSEIETLTQLLVRKTQGNPFFLTRLFKYLYVEEVIKFNLQMGEWQWSTKHLLDIEITENVVDLMVEEIQKLPTATQKVLQLAACVGNRFDLKILAIVSEQPAQIVAADLWAALQSGLVVPLSDTYKIPQVVEDCETLQIDYKFLHDRVQQAAYSLIPEAEKQQVHLKVGRLLWQSILPEELDERVFDIVNPLNIGAALIVEPSERLDLAQLNLQTGCKAKAATAYDSAIEYLTTGRNLLPEDAWQSEYDLTLQLYTEAVEVEYLLIQFETAQALSEIVLDRSRTLLDQVKIYEVKIQFFIAQNQMLEAIETALPVLELLGYPLETNLAKLQLARPLPQLDELADYPEMCERQQLAVLQILSIISGPIYQARPDLLLFTVFEMVNLCLEFGHSSLAAYAYGMYGLILCGPLNDIALGYQSGQISMRILEQYPSATLKCKVHMLFSSFVGHWKEAHHRTIKSLEQKVNMGLETGDLVYAAYCAMWSCGYMMLTGMRLPDVEVAQQTYVELLAKTKQEHGWYPAKTWRQLTQNLRGKVPDVQILEGEYLSREEVGYLEASQNRMLLFFVYFAEVMLAYLMKDWQTAKAKMAIASQYQTSAYASMLAGGYVFYETLVQLAIYSGLPPEEQTTTWESIQTNTAQIANWASHAPHNYQSKHELILAEQARIQGRALEAMDYYDRAIATAQSNGFLAETGIAAERASEFYRTLGREKIAQQYLLDAIYGYDRWGALAKIAALENDFPTLYNSSPSHNITSRDTTETYGQVLDFDTIFKANRVISGQIVLDRLLVELMHIILQNAGAQTGCLIVVNEDDLVIEASGSVDSEEIIALQNQPVAESNTVCHAIVNYVARTQENLVLNDASHSGNFTRDTYIKINQPQSILCIPLVNQGKLISMVYLENNLTVGAFTDDRVNTLQVLSGQAAIALENAYLYRNLEEKVETRTAELALANAEIKTLNEQLTSENLRLSSEVDVARKIQQMVLPKKTELEVVENLDIAGFMEPADEVGGDYYDVLKQGNRIKISIGDVTGHGLESGVLMLMAQTVIRTLENIQETNTIHFLEIVNQTLYQNLQRMNSDKNMSLAILNYECGVIQVSGQHEDIIVVRADGELELIDTLDLGFPIGLELEIGEFVAQQEIILNRDDIVLLYTDGIIEAENMENELYGLERLTQLAQQYRQHSAMQIRDLIIEEVRQFIGQQKVFDDITLVVLKQR comes from the coding sequence ATGCTCAAGCTGTCGCAGTATCAAATCTTGGCTACACTGTCGGAAAATGTGAATACAATTGTCTATCGGGCAGTCACGCAAACCGATGGTACTCCAGTGATTCTCAAAACCATCCGGAAAAATTATCCTTCTACGGTGGATATTGCCAGACTCAAGCACGAGTACGATATCGCTCGACACCTGGATATTTCCGGGATCGTCGCTCCCCTTACTTTAGATGAATTTCAGGAAAAACCAATTTTAGTATGGGAAGATTTTGGTGGGCGAGATCTTACTTATTGGTCGCACGAGAAACCGCTATCTGTCGAATGCGTTCTCTGGGTCGGACGGCAACTGGCAGAAACTTTGGGACATCTCCATCAAAAACGAGTGATTCATAAAGATATTAAACCCGAAAATATTATCTTTAACCCAGAAACCCAACAGTTAAAACTGACTGATTTTTCCATTGCCTCGCGCTTGTCTAAGGAATCGGCGACTATAAGCAATTCCAATCTTCTCGAAGGAACCCTCACCCATATCTCTCCCGAACAAACGGGTCGGATGAACCGGGCGATCGATTATCGCACCGATTTTTATTCCTTGGGGATTACCCTTTACGAACTGCTTGCGGGACAGCTTCCCTTCAAATCCAACGATCCGATGGAACTGATACATTGCCATCTGGCCAAAACTCCCCAGCCCCTTAATAGTGTAAATCCTCAAATTCCCGAAATCCTTTCGGGTGCGATCGCAAAACTCATGGCCAAAACTGCTGAAGATCGATATCAGAGTGCCTATGGCATCAAAGCGGATCTGGAAATCTGCTGGCAGCAATGGCGGGAAAGTCAAACCGTGCGCCCCTTTATACTAGCTCAACAAGACCGACGAGGAACCTTCTCGATCCCGCAAAAGCTCTACGGTCGCGAATCAGAAGTGCGGCAATTGCTGGCGGCCTTCGATCGCGTTAGCCAAGGTACTACCGAAATGATGCTGGTGGCAGGCTATTCGGGAATTGGCAAATCTGCCCTGATCAATGAGGTTCACAAGCCCATTGTAAGGCAGCGAGGCTATTTCATTAGCGGCAAGTTCGACCAGTTGCAGCGCAATAAGCCCTATTCTTCGTTGATTCAAGCCTTTCGAGAACTGGTGCGCCAACTGCTCGCAGAAACGGATCAGCAAGTTGCCACTTGGCGCGAAAAACTAACAACTGCCCTGGGGAAAAATGGTCAAGCGATCGTGGATGTGATTCCGGAAGTGGAGTCCATCGTCGGCCCCCAACCAGCTTTGCCGATCTTGTCTGCTTCTGAAGCCCAGAACCGCTTTAATCTCGTTTTTCGGGCGTTTATTGGCGTATTTACTCGCAAACAGCATCCTCTTGTCATGTTTTTGGATGACTTGCAATGGGCAGATGTCGCATCGTTGCAATTAATTGAACTACTCGTTACGGATTCTGACGGGCAATATCTACTGATGTTGGGCGCTTATCGGGACAACGAGGTGAGTGCAACCCATCCCTTAATGCGAATGCTCGAGGAGATTCAGGAGAGGGGGACAGCCCTAGAAACCATCGTTCTCAAAGCGCTAAACCCGACCCACATTACTGAGTTGGTCGGCGATACTCTACAGATGGAGCGATCCGAAATTGAAACCCTCACCCAATTACTCGTCCGGAAAACCCAAGGTAATCCCTTTTTCTTAACGCGGCTTTTTAAATACCTCTATGTTGAAGAAGTCATTAAATTTAATCTACAAATGGGTGAATGGCAATGGAGCACAAAACATTTACTCGATATTGAAATTACCGAAAATGTTGTGGATTTGATGGTGGAGGAAATCCAAAAATTACCCACAGCTACACAAAAGGTTTTGCAGTTGGCGGCCTGCGTGGGCAATCGGTTCGATTTGAAAATACTGGCAATTGTCAGTGAACAACCCGCCCAGATCGTTGCTGCCGATTTGTGGGCAGCACTTCAGTCTGGATTAGTCGTTCCCTTGAGCGATACCTATAAAATTCCGCAAGTCGTCGAGGACTGCGAAACTTTACAAATTGACTACAAGTTTTTGCACGATCGCGTTCAACAGGCAGCCTATTCTCTGATTCCCGAGGCAGAAAAGCAACAGGTTCATCTCAAGGTGGGTCGCTTACTTTGGCAAAGCATTTTGCCAGAAGAGTTAGACGAGCGTGTCTTTGACATTGTTAACCCGCTTAATATCGGCGCTGCTCTGATTGTCGAACCCAGCGAGCGGCTCGATTTGGCGCAACTCAACTTGCAGACCGGATGCAAGGCTAAAGCTGCCACAGCCTATGACTCGGCGATCGAATATCTCACGACAGGACGGAACTTGCTGCCAGAGGATGCGTGGCAAAGTGAGTACGACTTGACCTTGCAACTCTATACCGAAGCGGTTGAAGTAGAATATCTGCTAATACAGTTTGAAACTGCACAAGCCCTTTCGGAGATCGTTCTCGATCGCTCCCGAACTCTGCTTGATCAAGTCAAAATTTACGAGGTTAAAATCCAGTTTTTCATTGCCCAAAACCAGATGCTGGAGGCGATCGAGACTGCACTGCCAGTGTTGGAATTATTGGGCTACCCTCTGGAGACCAATCTGGCAAAGTTGCAATTAGCGAGACCCCTGCCCCAGTTGGATGAATTGGCGGATTATCCTGAAATGTGCGAACGCCAGCAATTAGCCGTACTTCAAATTCTAAGTATTATTTCTGGCCCCATTTACCAAGCCCGCCCGGATCTGTTGCTCTTTACTGTCTTCGAGATGGTGAACCTCTGTTTGGAATTTGGTCACTCCTCGCTGGCAGCATATGCCTATGGGATGTATGGTCTGATCCTTTGCGGGCCCCTCAATGACATTGCCTTGGGCTATCAATCCGGACAAATTTCTATGCGTATCCTGGAGCAATATCCTTCTGCTACTCTCAAGTGCAAAGTTCATATGCTCTTTAGCTCCTTCGTGGGACATTGGAAAGAAGCACATCACCGGACGATTAAGTCCCTAGAGCAGAAAGTAAATATGGGTCTCGAAACTGGAGATTTGGTTTATGCAGCCTATTGTGCGATGTGGTCGTGCGGCTACATGATGCTCACGGGGATGAGACTCCCGGATGTGGAGGTGGCGCAACAGACTTATGTGGAACTGCTGGCAAAAACGAAACAGGAGCATGGCTGGTATCCTGCCAAAACTTGGCGGCAGTTGACCCAAAACTTGCGAGGCAAAGTACCAGATGTGCAGATCCTTGAGGGGGAATATCTCAGCCGTGAGGAGGTAGGATACCTCGAAGCCTCGCAAAATCGCATGTTGCTGTTTTTTGTCTATTTTGCTGAGGTGATGCTGGCTTACCTGATGAAAGATTGGCAAACTGCTAAGGCCAAGATGGCGATCGCATCCCAATACCAAACATCAGCCTATGCTTCTATGCTCGCTGGAGGCTATGTTTTTTATGAAACTTTGGTGCAGTTAGCCATTTATTCAGGTTTACCGCCAGAAGAACAGACAACGACTTGGGAGTCCATTCAAACCAATACGGCTCAAATCGCTAACTGGGCGAGTCACGCCCCTCACAATTATCAAAGCAAGCACGAATTGATCTTAGCCGAACAGGCACGCATTCAAGGGCGAGCGCTAGAGGCAATGGACTATTACGATCGCGCGATCGCCACTGCCCAGTCCAACGGCTTTTTGGCAGAGACGGGCATTGCAGCCGAACGTGCCTCTGAGTTTTATCGGACCTTGGGACGGGAAAAAATTGCCCAGCAGTATTTGCTCGATGCGATCTATGGTTACGATCGCTGGGGAGCCTTGGCAAAAATCGCTGCCCTCGAGAACGATTTCCCCACGCTGTACAATAGCTCTCCTTCCCACAACATTACCTCAAGAGATACTACCGAAACTTACGGACAGGTCTTAGACTTTGATACAATCTTTAAAGCTAATCGAGTTATTTCTGGACAAATTGTCTTAGATAGATTGCTAGTAGAGTTAATGCATATTATCCTGCAAAATGCGGGGGCACAAACTGGATGTTTGATCGTTGTTAATGAAGATGATTTAGTGATTGAAGCATCAGGAAGTGTTGATTCTGAGGAGATTATAGCCCTTCAGAATCAACCCGTAGCAGAGTCTAATACGGTTTGTCATGCGATCGTGAACTATGTTGCTAGAACGCAGGAAAATTTAGTTTTAAATGATGCTTCTCATTCTGGTAACTTTACTCGAGATACTTATATTAAAATCAATCAACCTCAATCAATTCTCTGTATTCCCTTAGTCAATCAGGGTAAATTAATTAGTATGGTTTATCTGGAGAACAACTTAACGGTAGGGGCTTTTACTGATGATAGAGTAAATACACTACAGGTTCTTTCAGGACAAGCGGCGATCGCCCTAGAAAATGCGTATTTATACCGTAATTTAGAGGAAAAAGTAGAAACGCGAACTGCTGAACTGGCTTTAGCTAACGCAGAAATTAAAACATTAAATGAACAATTAACTTCCGAAAATCTCCGTTTGAGTTCAGAAGTGGATGTTGCCAGAAAAATTCAACAGATGGTGTTACCTAAGAAAACTGAATTAGAAGTAGTGGAAAACTTGGATATTGCCGGATTTATGGAGCCTGCGGATGAAGTTGGAGGGGATTATTATGATGTATTAAAGCAAGGCAATCGCATCAAAATTAGTATCGGAGACGTAACCGGTCATGGTTTAGAAAGTGGAGTGTTAATGTTAATGGCGCAAACGGTTATTCGCACTCTAGAAAACATCCAGGAAACCAATACGATTCATTTTTTAGAAATAGTTAATCAAACCTTATATCAAAACTTGCAACGCATGAACTCTGACAAAAATATGAGTTTAGCTATTCTAAATTACGAATGTGGCGTGATTCAGGTTAGTGGTCAACACGAAGACATTATCGTGGTTCGAGCCGATGGAGAACTGGAATTGATCGATACCCTAGATTTAGGGTTTCCTATTGGTTTGGAATTGGAGATTGGTGAATTTGTTGCTCAACAAGAGATTATCTTAAATCGAGATGATATTGTTCTCTTATACACGGATGGCATTATAGAAGCGGAAAATATGGAGAATGAGCTGTATGGGTTAGAGCGATTAACTCAATTAGCACAACAGTATCGGCAACATTCAGCGATGCAAATTCGTGACTTGATTATTGAAGAGGTACGCCAGTTTATTGGGCAACAAAAAGTCTTTGATGATATTACTTTGGTCGTACTAAAACAACGGTAA
- a CDS encoding hydroxysqualene dehydroxylase, which yields MNSGVKTSMAKVAIFGGGVAGMSAAQELIERGFEVEVYELREIPGGKARSINVPHSAAPGKKNLPGEHGFRFFPGFYRNVTDTMKRIPYKNNRRGVFDNLVSLPYLALGRIGKNLIKLPARFPRSCWDLIKDLKLIIKAITQEQIPTNEVNFFAARTWQLMTSCQERFIGEYEKISWWDYIEAEKMSEAYQELLAQGLTTSLVASRPKLANTKTAGEIYIQFLFGFTRTNGADLVLNGPTNDVWINPWLDYLRSKGVNYYLRHRLRSIEVAKGENGKTQVRGAMVTDLATKTDKHITADYYLAAVPVEMMAGLLSEEILDGDEALATIKSLGTSTAWMNGIQFYLDRDVVDLKGHILYVGTPWSLTSISQQAVWNKEEFPMEGFGDGKVRGIISAIASDWGYSINPNTNEVKVDSGSCSLYLRDNKPAQVASPEQIKTEIWEEMKHSLKKDGKPILKDEYLLSWFLDPDITHSSDWVDNPEKLEEVLNLYLPNSFKALFLWIHQHERDSVTLEEIANHLEIDQYGARLEVNALVAKGFVGPIPRPKDCPGASPISCTPPQPGNETLCYYSRLRHGSSANINSEPLMVNAIDNWSLRPLSYSQIPNLFLASDYVRTNVDLATMEGANEAARYAVNSIIDASEAKVPYCKVWNLRQPIIYSLHRWSDRQRYQKGLPWSGKLPWYLKPLFPLVLFLGILEILLLQIWRWLQQLCPWLR from the coding sequence GTGAACAGTGGAGTGAAAACTAGTATGGCTAAAGTAGCGATCTTTGGTGGTGGAGTTGCTGGAATGAGTGCTGCTCAGGAATTAATTGAGCGGGGATTTGAGGTTGAAGTCTACGAACTTAGAGAAATTCCGGGAGGGAAAGCCCGGAGCATCAACGTTCCCCATAGTGCTGCTCCCGGGAAAAAAAACCTGCCGGGGGAGCATGGATTTCGTTTCTTTCCGGGCTTCTACAGAAATGTGACTGATACGATGAAGCGCATTCCTTACAAGAATAATCGCCGAGGTGTTTTTGACAACCTAGTATCTCTCCCCTATCTCGCCCTTGGACGTATAGGTAAGAACTTAATTAAGTTGCCCGCAAGGTTCCCTCGCTCCTGTTGGGATTTGATTAAGGATCTCAAGTTAATTATCAAAGCCATCACCCAAGAACAAATCCCGACGAACGAGGTGAATTTTTTTGCAGCTCGCACTTGGCAGTTGATGACCTCTTGCCAAGAAAGGTTTATTGGAGAATACGAGAAAATCAGTTGGTGGGACTACATTGAGGCAGAAAAGATGTCCGAAGCCTATCAAGAGTTATTGGCACAGGGTTTAACCACTAGCTTAGTAGCGTCCCGCCCCAAATTGGCTAATACAAAAACGGCAGGGGAAATCTACATTCAATTCCTTTTTGGCTTTACCCGCACAAATGGCGCTGATCTCGTCCTCAACGGTCCAACCAATGATGTGTGGATAAACCCTTGGCTCGACTATTTGCGCTCCAAAGGAGTGAACTACTACCTACGCCATCGCCTGCGTAGCATTGAAGTTGCCAAGGGCGAAAACGGAAAGACGCAAGTCAGAGGGGCGATGGTGACCGATTTGGCAACGAAAACAGACAAGCACATTACCGCCGACTACTATCTCGCCGCAGTTCCGGTCGAGATGATGGCTGGCTTGCTCTCGGAGGAAATCCTCGACGGCGATGAGGCTCTGGCAACGATTAAATCCCTAGGAACGAGTACGGCTTGGATGAACGGCATTCAATTTTATCTGGATCGAGATGTTGTTGACCTAAAGGGACACATTCTGTATGTAGGTACGCCTTGGTCTTTGACTTCCATTTCCCAACAAGCAGTTTGGAATAAAGAGGAATTTCCCATGGAAGGATTTGGGGATGGCAAGGTGAGGGGGATTATCTCTGCAATCGCCTCCGATTGGGGATACTCCATCAATCCCAACACGAATGAAGTTAAGGTGGACTCTGGTTCTTGCAGCCTTTACCTCAGGGACAACAAGCCCGCCCAAGTTGCTTCTCCAGAGCAAATCAAAACCGAAATTTGGGAAGAAATGAAACACTCTCTCAAGAAAGACGGCAAACCCATTCTTAAGGATGAATACCTGCTCTCTTGGTTTCTCGACCCCGATATTACCCATAGTTCTGACTGGGTTGATAATCCAGAAAAATTAGAAGAAGTATTAAATCTCTATCTTCCGAATTCTTTTAAAGCACTCTTTTTGTGGATTCACCAGCACGAGCGCGATTCCGTCACTCTTGAAGAAATTGCCAATCATCTCGAGATCGACCAATATGGAGCGCGCTTGGAAGTGAATGCGTTAGTTGCCAAAGGTTTTGTCGGACCCATTCCTCGACCTAAGGACTGTCCGGGAGCTAGTCCGATCTCCTGTACTCCTCCGCAACCCGGCAACGAAACCCTGTGCTATTACAGCCGCCTGCGCCATGGTTCCTCCGCCAACATCAACAGCGAACCCCTCATGGTCAATGCGATCGATAATTGGAGTCTGCGTCCCTTGTCTTACAGCCAAATCCCTAACCTATTCCTCGCTTCGGACTATGTGCGAACGAATGTCGATCTGGCAACGATGGAAGGCGCAAACGAAGCTGCTCGCTACGCCGTCAACTCTATTATCGATGCTTCAGAGGCAAAAGTCCCCTACTGTAAAGTTTGGAATCTCCGTCAACCTATCATTTATTCATTGCATCGCTGGTCAGATCGCCAACGCTACCAAAAGGGCCTGCCGTGGAGTGGCAAACTCCCTTGGTATCTCAAGCCTTTGTTTCCCTTGGTTTTATTTTTGGGAATTCTAGAGATTTTGCTTTTGCAGATATGGAGGTGGCTCCAACAATTGTGTCCTTGGTTGCGTTAG
- a CDS encoding metallophosphoesterase, translating into MHRFLSGPLTVETLTVTVKDLPPQLQGLKITQLSDFHYDGVELSEELLTEAIRTSNRINPDLVVLTGDFVIHKPDPIHALVKRLKRLESRRGIYAVLGNHDLYYPTTQFIITEALTKIGIQVLWNQVIYPLGKGLALVGLPDFWSPEFNPASVLDHLEPKLPRIVLSHQPDSAEVLQQWRVDLQLSGHTHGGQIVLPQLGPLIAYQDRVIRVTPKWLREYIPLLQRKCDRVVKHWEWSAGLYQVNHNRLYVNRGLGTYPPGRLFCPPELTVITLV; encoded by the coding sequence ATGCACAGATTTTTGTCTGGGCCGTTAACCGTTGAGACTCTGACAGTTACTGTCAAGGACTTACCCCCACAGTTACAAGGACTGAAAATCACCCAATTATCTGATTTTCATTATGATGGAGTGGAACTTTCTGAGGAACTGTTAACCGAAGCGATTCGCACAAGCAATCGCATCAATCCCGATCTGGTGGTCTTGACAGGGGATTTTGTCATCCATAAACCCGATCCCATTCATGCTTTAGTCAAACGCTTGAAACGGCTAGAGTCTCGGCGAGGGATTTATGCCGTTTTGGGAAACCACGATCTTTATTATCCGACTACTCAATTTATCATTACTGAAGCTTTAACTAAAATTGGGATTCAGGTTTTGTGGAATCAGGTCATTTATCCTCTCGGAAAAGGATTAGCCTTGGTGGGATTGCCAGATTTTTGGTCGCCCGAATTCAATCCAGCTTCAGTGTTAGACCATCTCGAGCCAAAATTACCGCGCATTGTGCTGTCTCATCAACCGGATAGTGCGGAAGTCTTGCAACAATGGCGTGTGGATTTACAGTTATCCGGTCATACCCATGGGGGGCAAATTGTGTTACCTCAATTGGGGCCATTAATCGCTTATCAAGATCGAGTGATTAGGGTAACACCTAAGTGGTTACGGGAGTATATCCCTTTACTGCAACGAAAGTGCGATCGCGTCGTTAAGCATTGGGAATGGTCGGCTGGATTGTACCAAGTTAATCACAATCGCCTTTATGTGAATCGAGGATTGGGGACTTATCCCCCTGGTCGGTTATTTTGTCCTCCAGAATTAACTGTGATTACGTTAGTTTAA
- a CDS encoding glutathione S-transferase family protein, whose translation MKMIKLYDFLPSGNGYKVRLCLTQLGREFERIEVNILKGESRRVEFLLKNPNGRIPVIEVDPDFFLFESNAILIYLSQGTNLYPDSSWEQAQVLQWMFFEQYSHEPYIATPRYGISILGKEQEYQEAITQKRQGGYAALEVMENHLRIHDFFVENRYTVADIALFAYTHVAPEGGYDLSGFGAIQN comes from the coding sequence ATAAAAATGATCAAACTTTATGATTTTTTGCCCTCCGGCAATGGCTACAAAGTCCGTCTGTGTCTCACTCAGTTAGGACGAGAATTTGAGCGCATTGAAGTGAATATTCTTAAAGGTGAAAGTCGCAGGGTTGAGTTTTTGCTAAAAAATCCGAATGGACGCATACCGGTGATTGAAGTTGATCCAGATTTTTTTTTGTTTGAATCCAATGCAATTTTGATCTATCTTAGTCAAGGAACGAATCTATATCCCGATAGTTCATGGGAGCAAGCACAGGTGTTGCAGTGGATGTTTTTTGAACAGTACAGCCATGAACCTTATATTGCTACACCTCGCTATGGGATTTCGATCTTAGGCAAAGAACAGGAATATCAGGAAGCCATCACACAAAAACGCCAGGGAGGATATGCGGCGTTAGAGGTAATGGAAAATCATTTAAGGATTCATGATTTTTTTGTCGAAAATCGCTATACGGTGGCTGATATTGCCCTATTTGCCTATACCCATGTTGCGCCTGAAGGAGGTTATGATTTAAGTGGTTTTGGAGCGATTCAAAATTAG